Sequence from the Neomonachus schauinslandi chromosome 9, ASM220157v2, whole genome shotgun sequence genome:
TGAGGCATGGTTTCCCCAGCCCCCAAATATAATTTCCTTAAGTTAACCTTTTACTGAAATTCCAGTCGAAGGCTATCTGTAGGTGTTAGTGGTGTGAACCAGCAGAGGACCTAAGACCATCTAACTAGTTGTTCGGTCCTATTTCTTGGGGACAGCAGCTACCAAGGGGTTGCCAGCTGGAAACAGTGACACAGAGGGGGGCCAGCCTGGTCGGAAGCGGCGTTGGGGAGCCAGCACAGCCACCACGCAGAAGAAACCCTCCATCAGTATCACCACCGAGTCACTCAAGGTGAGGTGGGAGGAGCCGGGGAGGGGAGGATGAGACACGTTGAGGTGGGAGTAGACACGGGCCCAGTGTAACGGGGTGGGGGGTATCTGTGTCCCAGAGCCTCATCCCCGACATCAAACCCCTGGCGGGGCAGGAGGCTATTGTGGATCTTCATGCTGACGACTCCCGAATCTCTGAGGATGAGACAGAGCGTAATGGTGACGATGGAACCCATGACAAGGGGCTGAAGATATGCCGGACTGTCACCCAGGTAAGGCTCTTGCACCCCAGCGTCAGGGGAGCGGGCAGTGGACTCCAAGCAGGCAACCACAGTAGAGTCCTGGAAGGGAAAGCTGCCATCTATGCAGAGGGTTGCGCTGATTGCCCTTTTAGGGGTCAACAGACTACCACATCCAACCTGTTGTccataataaagaaaattttattagaacacagctaCACCAATTCATTTACTCTTACATCTGGCTGCCTAAGTGCTGTAACGTCAGCGTggaatagttgcaacagagattGTGTGACTCACAAGgcctaaaaatatttctcatcttGCCCTATACAGAAAAAATTTGCCCActcctgcctttgttttcctcatgGCAGAACTGAAGCATTAATAATCCCGGGATCCAGTGGAGGAGAATGAAATCTTTCCCCTAGTGGAAGGAACATGCTAGGTTTCAGGAAACAGGAGACGGAGAAGAATGTGCCAGTTTGGTGTTTAAGAATTGCTCcattatcttaaaaaaagggggggggggNNNNNNNNNNTTGGTGTTTAAGAATTGCTCcattatcttaaaaaaagggggggggggcctgggtggttcagatggttaagaaTTGCTCCATTATCTGATACCTTACAGGTCGTACCTGCAGAGGGCCAGGAGAATGggcaaagggaagaagaggaagaagagaaggagcctGAAGCAGAACCCCCTATACCTCCCCAGGTTTCAGTAGAGGTGGCCTTGCCCCCACCTGTGGAGCATGAAGTAAAGAAAGGTAGGTGAAGCGTACAGCTCCCTGAATTCCAAGAGCACTTTATTTGGACctcttttaaagcatttaatgttttctgccttttattaCAGTGTTTTTGCATCGCTGTTTTACCTCTCTCTCCTAGTTATTGAGCTACTTGAGAGTTAGGTTAAAATCTTTGGATCTCCATAGTGAGGAGCTTTGCCTAGACAGTACCTtgcacattgtaggtgctcagCACAGTTAAGTGGAACAGTGCTTGGTAGGGAATGAGAGAAAGGCATAGCAGAGGTGAGAGAGCCAGCATTGCTCCCTGCTGAAAACTGTTCATGTGCTCTTTTTGATAGTGACTTTAGGAGATACCTTAACTCGACGTTCCATTAGCCAGCAAAAGTCTGGAGTTTCCATTACAATTGATGACCCAGTCCGAACTGCTCAGGTGCCCTCCCCGCCCCGGGGCAAGATCAGTAACATCGTCCACATCTCCAATTTGGTGAGTCGGAGTCATTTCCCACAGCCCGGCCTTGTTTAGTGGTTAAGAGTTTGAGCTTTGGATTCCTGTTACTGAACTTCAACTCCTAGATCTGCCAGTTACTCACTCACTGAGCGACTGACCTCATCTCTCTCAACCAGTCtcctcacctgaaaaatggggACAAAGTATCAGCCTGCAGGGTTGTCTGGAGGATTTGCGGAGGGCCTGGCATGTAGTGTCTCCGTTAGTGTTACCGTTCTTCGCTCCCCTCTCATTCCCACGGGAGAGTTCCTGACCCCTCTGTGCCCATACTCTGAAGCTGTACTCCTGTGCCAGACACTTGGGGAATCTGAAGACTGGTTGCAGGAGTATTGTTCTTGCCTTCTTCAAGACTTGGAAACTCCATTTTCCTTGGCAGGTGCGTCCCTTCACTTTAGGCCAACTAAAGGAATTGTTGGGCCGGACGGGAACTCTGGTGGAAGAGGCCTTCTGGATTGACAAGATCAAATCTCACTGCTTTGTCACGGTGAGGGGAGGAAGCTGATTCTCTAGGTTGTGGCACACATTTCCTTTTGTAACCAACGTGGGCAGGTTCAGGGGCCTTGTGGCAAGTGGGAGGGATTGAGGCCTGTTGTgaccctctgccttctgccttcctccACCAGTACTCAACAGTAGAGGAGGCAGTTGCCACTCGCACAGCGCTACATGGGGTCAAATGGCCCCAGTCCAATCCCAAATTCCTTTGTGCTGACTATGCCGAGCAAGATGAGGTAAGAAAcctagggaaaggaaggaggggaggggcaggggaggccaTTATCTGCTAGAATCCAGCTGAGATCCTGGCCAAACCTGCAGCCACTGAgattccttctcccttttcctacCCCTTGGTTCCTTTCGTTGAACCATGGGGCTCCAAAATCTGTATGCCCTGGTACCTGGGCTCCTTCAGTGGGAGTGTTATCCTCTCCATCCTGACTGTCCTTGTCCCTCCTCTACCCACAGCTGGATTATCACCGGGGCCTCTTGGTGGACCGTCCCTCTGAAACTAAGACAGAGGAGCAGGGGGTACCACGGCCcctgcaccccccgcccccacccccagcccagccaccaCAGCACCCCCGGGCAGAGCAGCGGGAGCAGGAGCGGGCGGTGCGGGAACAGTGGGCAGAGCGGGAACGGGAAATGGAGCGGCGGGAGCGAACTCGATCAGAGCGTGAATGGGATCGGGACAAAGTTCGAGAAGGTCCCCGTTCCCGATCACGGTCCCGTGACCGCCGCCGCAAGGAACGTGCGAAGtctaaagaaaagaagagtgagAAGAAAGGTACTTAGCTGTCGGGACACACATACCTGCTAGTAGGTGGGAAAGGAACCCAAATGGGATGGGACACACAGGGTCATAGAGCATAAGGTCTGACTCACTTTCTTGCACCTCAGAGAAAGCTCAGGAGGAACCGCCTGCCAAGCTGCTGGACGACCTTTTCCGTAAGACCAAGGCAGCTCCCTGCATCTATTGGCTCCCGCTGACTGACAGCCAGGTGAGTGCTCACTTCAGGCTCCGCTCTGAGTAGCAGCCAGGCTTGACAGCAGTGCAAGGGGGAGAGTCACTTGACTACTGGTGTGAGAAGGCCCAGGTATTGGCTTAGGATAAGGGAAGAAACTAAGCATCACGGAAAGGCAGTTTTTAAGAACCAGGTGACCGTACGCCATAGAGAAGCCAAACCCAAGAGTGCCAAGGTCAACACAAAGACAGGAACTGGGTTTGTGTGTCTAGGAAGCTGTCTGTGCCAACCATCCTTGTCGGAAATTGATTTCAGTTAGCTGAGAAaccatttctctgcttttttatttctagggtagtttgccttttttttttttttttttttccaatttttatttatttggtaagtAATCTacgccaaatgtggggcttgaactcagcaACCACAAGATTAAGAATTGcatactcttccaactgagccagccaggcacccctaagatttttttgctttttgaatttAAGTTTCTTTGTAATGGGCCTTTTTGGGAATTTGAGGCTCATGTACTCGGCTAAAGGGAAAAGTGGTTTGTTCACATCTTAAGTAGCTGGGGGAATACGAGAGGCAAGGCATGGATGGTGCCACTGCCTGTCGTGGGTATAAAAGGCGAACACTTGGAGGGATGGGGACCCGGGGACAAAGACAGGTGTGATTGCAGACAACCCCCTTCCTGCTTAACAGCAAAGCTGGCGATGATCCTGAGCTAGGGCAGGGCCCAGGGACATACAGACAAGGCGGGACTGGCGTGTGCGGGATCTCAGCAACCTTTGCTGCCTGCTGCAGATTGTTCAGAAGGAGGCTGAGCGGGCTGAACGGGCCAAGGAGCGGGAGAAGCGGCGAAAGgagcaagaagaggaagagcaaaaGGAGCGGGAGAAGGAAGCAGAACGGGAACGGAACCGGCAGCTAGAGCGGGAGAAGCGTCGCGAGCACAGccgagagagggacagggagagagagagggaaagggagcgtGACCGGGGTGatcgggagagggagagggagagggaccgggagcgaggcagggagagggaccgCAGAGACACCAAGCGCCACAGCAGGAGCCGGAGTCGGAGCACGCCTGTGCGGGACCGGGGCGGGCGCCGCTAGCTGGGAACACACGAGCGAGAGCTGCAGGCATCAGCCACCCTGCCCCGGGGGGTTCGAGGCCACAGAGGGATAGGTACAATCTCCACCGCCCTAGAACCAGGGGTCTTTCACACCATTTACCCAGTGCTCAAGTATGGCTGCCACCTGTCCCCACATACCAAATGGAGCAGTGGCCGTCTTTCCCCCCAGAGCCCCACCCCCATAACCTATCTCTTGGGAGTTAGCCCTCTCCTCACTCTCCTTTCCCACTGTTGAGTCTGAGAGGGAAGAGCTAGGTTAGGGAGGGAGGTGGTTGGCCCAGAGGTGGGGAACAGCCAAGAGCCCCAGACCTCTCATTTTTCCTCCATCCTGCTCACCACCTCCTTTGGGTACTCACAACCCCCTCTTGGGAACAGCCGGGGCCAGGACTGGGTCACCTATGAGCTGAATCAGCATCTCCTCCTGAGTCCCAGGGCCCCTGCAGTTCCCAGTCTCTTCTGTCCTGCAGCCCTTGCCTTCTGCCCACCGGTTCCACTTTATATccaccttttccttttgttcaatttttatttttattttttttattattaaatgatgtggtctatggaaaataataaaaatctgacTTAGTTTTAACTAGTGTGTGACTGGCTTTCCTTGGGCAGGGCCCGGGGGGGAGAGCTGAACAGTTGAAGAGGACGGCTGTAGCATGGGGGCACCATCGCCTGCACTCCATACACTTGTTTAGGCAGCCTGCTGCTTCCGGGAGCAGGGACTTCCCGCCCTCCATCTCTGTCTTGGCTCTACCCACGTCACCACGGAGCATCGTCCTCACTGGAGGCCAGAGGGGAAGATCCCTGGGAAGAGGAGGGTCCCTGTCCCGGTGCCCAGTCCCGCGTTAGAGGCGTTCGGTCACCTGCTCGCCACCTTCAAGGCGCCTCCCACAGCGGCCGCCAGGGGGCGGCAGCCGCTCGCTCAGTGGGCGCCTGTAAATGAGCTTCCCAAAAAGGCTCCACTCCCCACCGCCGTCCCCTCCCGCTGCTGTCGTGCCTCGGTCCCTGACCTGCTCCCTGGGCCCAGCCCGCGGACTCCCTGGACCCTTCTGCCGGCCTTAAGCGCTCCCCAGTCGGCCGGCTGTGGTGCCCCGCACCGCCTCCCCGAATGCCGCCTCCTTGCGGCCGGGGTTCACAGCAGCCCCAGAGGCCGCTCCGGAAGCGGGAGCGGGAGCCGCAGCCGGGCCTCTCCGCAGCCGGCTCCTAATTCCCCGCCTCACCGCGCGCTCGCCCTTCGCCCCGCGGCGTGGGGGCGTGCGGGGCCGCTCGGCGCTCCCGGCTGCACCCTCCCCGCCAGCCCTTCGGGGACGGCCTGGCGCCGGGGCCTGGACGTCCTCCCGCCCGAGTGCCCTGCGGGGCGCTGCGGGCCCGGCCCGGGAGGGGCGCCGCATCTGTATGCGCCCAGCGGCCCGGCagcgccgcccccgcccccgcctccgcCGCGCGGGCCCGGGCTGGCCGGGGAGGGTCGGAGGCAGGGCTCTCTCCCGCGCGCCGCGGAGCCGCCTCGCTCCTCCGCAGGCGGAgcctccttcccccgccccctccgTCTCGCTCCCTTGTTCTCGCCGGGGCCGCTCAGACCTGCAGCGGAGCCGCGGCGCCCGCTCCGATCGGCTCGGGGCTGCGCCCCCGGGACCCGGCGACGGGGGCGGGCGGGGACGCTCCCCGCCGGCCTGGGCCCCTCGGCACTGCCAGGTAAGGGCGCCTGCCCCGGAGCCCGGGGTCGGGAACCCGCGGAGGGGCAGCAGGGGGCCCGCAGCCTGCGGGTGTCTTCAGAGCGGTGCGCTCCGCGGCTGGGAGCCCACTGCCGGCTCCCTTCTCCCGCGCTCTacctctttcccctcttccctcgCACCTCTTTTCCTCCTTGCCCCATTTTCCTCTCCCTCGGTTCCTCTTcaccctgccttctctctgcctgtttgcctcctctgccccttccctcttgccctgtctttctccacctcctcttcctctttgccttttcctttcccgacctttcctttcctgtctttccctttgccttttcccgctctcctttccttcccccgtTTCTTCCCTCTcgcctcctcttcccttcccgctATCCGGTTTCCCACTCCTCcagccctttccttctcctcGTCCCGCCTCCCGCTCTGGTCCCCGGCTTCCCTCCGGCTTCCCTCTTCCCTCGGGAGGGAAAAGACTGGCAGGTGTGTGTCTgctctgggggaggaggggtggcagCCACAGCTACCTGAGGGGGTCCCCCCCTCCccggcaggaggagagggaggagacagcagtgggaagggtcctctctccagctcccttCCCGAAGCCCCTCCTGGCTGCCCCCTCTCTCAGATTGAAGTTCCCGAGGCCTGCTCTGACCCCCGCAGCTGAGGGCTGCCCCCCGCCTGCTCATCACTCCCAGAaagcccctctgcccccctcctacCATTCCCAAGCCTGTTACCTATGACTCCTCTCTGCCTGTCAGACACCCAGGCTGCCTCCTTTGATCTCTTTCCTCGTGTCTCTTGCTGCCATTCTGTCTCAGTCTGCGCCGGACAGTGCCTGAGTCTGGGTCTCACCATCACTAACACTGAGTCTGTAgtctctgctctcctctcccagcctcctggcctTGCCCCCAGCTTTACATCCTCTTCTTTCGGCTCCGGCCCCCCCACTCTGCCTCCCGAGCCCAGTCCCCCTTCAAGGACTTCAGCTGGCagtgtgggctgggggcaggttcTGGAGAGGTGGGGTTCCCTCTGGAGGAGGGACTTTCACAGGCTCTCAACCCTGTCTTAGGCTGCACGCCTTGTCATGGCTCAGCCTGACCCCAGACACCTTGACACCACACCTCGGTGAGTCCCAGCCCCTGGATTCTAAGCCCTTTTCCCTGGTAGTCCCCAACTCCTCCAGCCCCCTGGCTGCATACCCAACCTGGGAGAAGAGGGGCCAGATCTGGGGTTCCAACCCTTCCCCGCATCCCccctcctgttttcttccccagcttCTCTACTCAGAGTTGACTGGCCAGAGATTTATCAGCTTGTAGGGCTGGAGGTGAATACAGGCAGAGCCTGGGTGGAGGGAAGGATCAGACTGTCTGCTCTGTCTCAGTCTGGGTTCTGGGCAGTGGGGTGTCTGGTTCCTTGGAGGTCTGATCTTCAGTATCGAACTTTAGTTGGGGGCCGGGGGGAGTTAAGGGTTTCCTTGACCCTGAATAGCTACCTGTCCTACAGGTGTGGATCCATGGGGTAGCCCCAACGCATCTGCCCTTCTGCCCCAGCCAGCTCATGCCTCAGTACCCGGGGACAGTGAACAGAGCCCTGGCTGGAGCCCAAACATGTGGGGCCTGGTGAGGCTCCTGCTGGCCTGGCTGGGTGGCTGGGgctgcatggggcgcctggcagCCCCCGCCCGGGCCTGGGCAGGATCCCCGAGGGGCCCAGGACCAGTGCTGCTGCGGAACCGAAGGAGCTGGGTGTGGAACCAGTTCTTTGTCATTGAGGAATATGCCGGTCCAGAGCCCGTCCTTATTGGTAAGGTAAGGATCAGCCCTTCCCAGGTCTGCCCTGACTCTCGAGGCCCTTAGGTCCTGCCCTGCAACTTCATCACTTCTTCAATGACCTTGGCCCCTCAAGACTCCCAACACTCCACCCACTCATAGACTTAGACTCTTTAACCTTTCTGTCCCTATGCTTGGAACCTGCTGCTATTTTTCCCTGACCCCTACAGCTGCACTCGGATGTGGACAGGGGCGAGGGCCGCACCAAGTACCTGCTGaccggggagggggcaggcactGTATTTGTGATTGATGAGGCCACAGGCAATATCCATGTCACCAAGAGCCTGGACCGGGAGGAGAAGGCACAGTACGTGCTGCTTGCCCAAGCCGTGGACCGAGCCTCCAACCGGCCTCTGGAGCCCCCGTCAGAGTTTATCATCAAGGTGCAAGACATTAATGACAACCCACCTATCTTTCCCCTCGGGCCCTACCACGCCACAGTGCCCGAGATGTCCAATGTCGGTGAGTACCCCAACTCTGACCATCCCAGAGCCCGTCTCCTGGAGCACCCTCGCCTCTCCTTCCCGCATTGCTCTCGTGTCTGGGTCCCcctcatttgctgttctttcccacTTGGCCCTGCCCCTGCTGAGTGGGGTGCCGGGATCCCCCACAGGGACGTCAGTGATCCAGGTGACTGCTCACGATGCCGATGACCCCAGCTACGGGAACAGCGCCAAGCTGGTGTACACTGTGTTGGATGGACTGCCCTTCTTCTCTGTGGACCCCCAGACGGGTGAGGATAGAGCTCG
This genomic interval carries:
- the ACIN1 gene encoding apoptotic chromatin condensation inducer in the nucleus isoform X3; amino-acid sequence: MSPADRRRSANTIEPATTSSLALFLLLLQRDQSSRTRGLPEEKEEVTMDTSENRPENEVPEPPMPIADQVSNDDRPEGSAEDEEKKESSLPKSFKRKISVVSATKGLPAGNSDTEGGQPGRKRRWGASTATTQKKPSISITTESLKSLIPDIKPLAGQEAIVDLHADDSRISEDETERNGDDGTHDKGLKICRTVTQVVPAEGQENGQREEEEEEKEPEAEPPIPPQVSVEVALPPPVEHEVKKVTLGDTLTRRSISQQKSGVSITIDDPVRTAQVPSPPRGKISNIVHISNLVRPFTLGQLKELLGRTGTLVEEAFWIDKIKSHCFVTYSTVEEAVATRTALHGVKWPQSNPKFLCADYAEQDELDYHRGLLVDRPSETKTEEQGVPRPLHPPPPPPAQPPQHPRAEQREQERAVREQWAEREREMERRERTRSEREWDRDKVREGPRSRSRSRDRRRKERAKSKEKKSEKKEKAQEEPPAKLLDDLFRKTKAAPCIYWLPLTDSQIVQKEAERAERAKEREKRRKEQEEEEQKEREKEAERERNRQLEREKRREHSRERDRERERERERDRGDRERERERDRERGRERDRRDTKRHSRSRSRSTPVRDRGGRR
- the ACIN1 gene encoding apoptotic chromatin condensation inducer in the nucleus isoform X4; the encoded protein is MLSESKEGEEKEEVTMDTSENRPENEVPEPPMPIADQVSNDDRPEGSAEDEEKKESSLPKSFKRKISVVSATKGLPAGNSDTEGGQPGRKRRWGASTATTQKKPSISITTESLKSLIPDIKPLAGQEAIVDLHADDSRISEDETERNGDDGTHDKGLKICRTVTQVVPAEGQENGQREEEEEEKEPEAEPPIPPQVSVEVALPPPVEHEVKKVTLGDTLTRRSISQQKSGVSITIDDPVRTAQVPSPPRGKISNIVHISNLVRPFTLGQLKELLGRTGTLVEEAFWIDKIKSHCFVTYSTVEEAVATRTALHGVKWPQSNPKFLCADYAEQDELDYHRGLLVDRPSETKTEEQGVPRPLHPPPPPPAQPPQHPRAEQREQERAVREQWAEREREMERRERTRSEREWDRDKVREGPRSRSRSRDRRRKERAKSKEKKSEKKEKAQEEPPAKLLDDLFRKTKAAPCIYWLPLTDSQIVQKEAERAERAKEREKRRKEQEEEEQKEREKEAERERNRQLEREKRREHSRERDRERERERERDRGDRERERERDRERGRERDRRDTKRHSRSRSRSTPVRDRGGRR